TTGCCACCACCTTCAAAAATATCAGTGGAATTTTGGGTATTCGCAGTAGTGTTGGAGATTTTGGCATCTGTTTTTGTATTTGCTTGTTCTGTGGAATGAAGTTGAGTAGGAGGATGGCTTAGAGGTCTAGGGTCTGGAGCAGTTAGCTGACACTGATATTGATATTCTGTGGACCCTTGTACAACCAATGGTGGTCCAGTGATAAAACCGGGAAGATTAACAAGAACACGAGGTGGTTGAAGATTTAGGGTATAGTGATTGTTACTCTCATTTGCACACCATTGGGATCAGGCTGAAGACCAAGATAATGAcgaagagttgaaggagtttgtcGTCTTCTAAGATTATGTTGTCTTCTCGGGCCTCTGTCACCCTCCCCTGACTGtgtgacaaagaaaataaagaaatttcaatTAGATACTTCACAGAGAATTGTAGCATATACACATTTTGGGCAAGGTATAATTTTAGATGACTTCTAAAAGTCCTCATCTCCAAATATACGTGCCAACCTGAGTTTTCAgccatgtctttttaaaaaattctgtatcACTTGAAACAGAAGAAGTTAGAGATTTCAAGTTACAGGAAGTGTTTCGACATACAATAAAGGTTCCACATGCAGATGGCATTTGGTTATCTGAGATCAGATAGTTTCAGGCTCATGACTGCCAAAAAGCAGCCATGCTGATCACGGGTCCATTGTAATTCTAGGTCTTTACCTGACCTGGATACACTCACTGTCCCCACAGTCTATGAAGTGAAGGAGAGTACATGGTATTTGCTTTCTGATTACAGTGCTTCCtacattttctaattccacccgtgtttcttaaattttcatattatatttgttttaaaatcaaaaataaaacttgTAAGGGAAACTGGTTGGGATTCAGTAGAACTGAAAAAGAATGATACTGAGTAAACTAGTCCAGTGTGCGTAAGGTGATCATGGACCTGGGTTGGGGCAGACTAGTTTGAGATCAAGTAAAATCCACCCACTTAGAATATAAAAATCTAGGGGGacgttggcccagaaaccaggaaagggaataacattcgaaatgtaaataagaaatattcaagttaataaaaaaaatgatggaaaaaaggaaaaaaagaaaagaaaagaaaaggaacacataTTTGCcacttattttatattattctctgTTTACACAATGGGGGCAATAAAATATGATTGATGCCttgtaaaacaaaagattaaaaatatataaatatatattaagaatatattttaagtgtatacatataaatatgtaggatgatgtcaccggtgaggcaggtataggatagaagggggcctgtcattggaggagaaggaaggatgggcgggagagaagtttgaaggaagaggaggagacaaggggagagaggaggagacagggcggaggagaggggctgagaagccgtggcaggagaagatggcaggtgatgttaagattctgctctgtgtatttacaggttgttatcaatgttctcaagggatgggtAGTACcaggcattgtatgtttaagtgggcaattatgtcttaccaattggatctaagattattgtgttgtgtgttcctttatgtgagggtttgagtgtaggaaagtgtgtatCGGCAGGAGACAATGGGCCACCGCAGAGTTGGGGTGTGATTCCGCAGtgaggacctagcagggtaaaagacaacaatacttttttatttttatattattacaacaacataaatatatttgttatatacttatttatgtattcatgatatgttttatatattatatgtaaagaaatatgtattatgtatatat
The sequence above is a segment of the Rattus rattus isolate New Zealand chromosome 11, Rrattus_CSIRO_v1, whole genome shotgun sequence genome. Coding sequences within it:
- the LOC116912883 gene encoding LOW QUALITY PROTEIN: SMR1 protein-like (The sequence of the model RefSeq protein was modified relative to this genomic sequence to represent the inferred CDS: inserted 1 base in 1 codon); amino-acid sequence: MKPLYLIFGLWILIGCFQSGEGDRGPRRQHNLRRRQTPSTLRHYLGLQPDPNGVQMRVTITIPXNLQPPRVLVNLPGFITGPPLVVQGSTEYQYQCQLTAPDPRPLSHPPTQLHSTEQANTKTDAKISNTTANTQNSTDIFEGGGK